The bacterium genome includes the window CCCCGGGAAATGACCGACGCATTGCGGCGGGCCATCGAGGTGCTCGACATCCAAGAAATCAGCCCTCCCGTCGCTGCGGGAGGGCTGTTCCATATCTTCAAGCGTGTCCGCTGATCGCCGGTCACGAATGGCCGCTCAGACGACCTTGCGCACCGAGCCGGTGCGGATGCACCGCGTGCAGACGTAGCCGCGCCGGATCTTGCCGTCCATCTCGAACTTGATCTTCTGCAGGTTCGGCAGCCAGCGGTGGCGGGTGGTGTTGTGTGCGTGGCTGACGCGGTTGCCGTACTGGGGCCCCTTGCCGCACACCTGGCACTTTCGGCTCATGTCGATTGTCCTCCTGGTCCTTGCATTGACAGACTCGGGAAATTAACATCAGCATCGCGGATTCGCAAGCAAAATCACCCGGATGAGGAGGTCGGACGGATGCCGGCGGTGGTCTGGGACAGCCCCGTGCAGTTCCTGAAGGGAGTCGGGCCGGTCCGTGCGCGTGCGCTCGACAGGCTGGGCATCGCCACGGTGGGGGATCTGTTGCGTCACTACCCGCGCGCCTATCTGGACCGCACCGCCGTCACGCCCATACGCACGGCGAGACCCGGCGACGAGGTGACCGTCCAGGGCCAGGTGCTCACGGCGGGCGAGCGTCGCACGCGTCGCAAACGGACGCTCCAGACCGTCACGGTGGACGACGGCACGGATGTGCTCTTCTGCCAGTGGTTCGGGCAGTCGTACCTGCTGCGACAGTTCCGCAGCGGCACGCGTGTCCTGCTCAGCGGGAAAGTCCAGTTGCATGCCGGACGCAAGCAGCTCGTGCATCCGGACTTCGAGCTGCTGGGCGGGGAGGAGGCCCGTCTGCACACCGGCCGCCTGGTGCCCGTCTATCCTCTGACCGGCGGTATCGGCCAGCACTGGCTGCGGCGTCTCATCCACGAGACTCTGAACGCGGCCCTGCCCGCGGCGGAAGAGACCCTGCCCCAGGATCTGAGGCGCAGCCGCGGCTTGTGCTCCCTGGGCGCGGCGCTGTCGGGCATCCACTTCCCCGCCGGCGCCGACGAGCTGGACAGGGCGCGGAAGCGCATGGTCTACGAGGAGATCTTCTTCATCCAGCTGGCCATGGGTTTGCGCCGACGCGACCGCGAGGCACAGGCCGGCAGGCGTCTCGGCGCTCCCGGCGATCTGACCACCCGTCTCGTCGCCGGGCTCCCCTTCGCTCTCACCGCCGCCCAGCGCCGCGTGCTGCGCGAGATCCTGCGCGACATGCGCAGCGGCCACGTCATGCATCGTCTGCTCCAGGGGGACGTGGGCTGCGGCAAGACCCTGGTGGCGCTGATCGCCGCACTCTTCGTGATCGAGCAGGGACACCAGGCCCTCCTGATGGCGCCCACGGAGGTGCTTGCCCGGCAACACGGCGAGACCATCGGCGGGTACTGCGAGGTCCTGGGCGTCGCCGTCGCCACGCTCACGGGCGGGACGCCGGCGCGCGAGAGGCGCCGGATCCTGGACGCCGTGCACGCCGGCGAGATCGATCTGCTGATCGGCACCCATGCCCTGGTCCAGGACGGCGTGAGCATCCCGCGACTGGGCCTCGCCGTCGTGGACGAGCAGCACCGGTTCGGGGTCCAGCAGCGCGGCCGGGTGACGCTCGTCGCGCGCGACGGCACGCCGCCGCACATGCTCGTGATGAGCGCCACACCCATCCCGCGCAGCCTCTCGTTGACCCTCTACGGGGATCTCGACCTGTCGATCATCGACGAGCTGCCGGCGGGCCGCCGTCCCATCGCCACGGCGCTGGTGACCGCAGACGAGCTCGCGGAAAAGCACGAGTTCATCAGGGACCAGCTGCGGCGGGGCCGGCAGGCTTACGTCATCTATCCGGTGATCGAGGAGACCGAGGGTCAGGATCTGAAGTCCGCCAAGGCGGAATTCAAGCGTCTGTCGGGGGGGCCGTACGCCGGGTTCCGGACCGGCCTGCTGCACGGAAAGCTGCGCTCTGCCGAGAAGAGCAAGGTGATGGACGATTTCTCGTCTGGCGACA containing:
- the rpmB gene encoding 50S ribosomal protein L28 — translated: MSRKCQVCGKGPQYGNRVSHAHNTTRHRWLPNLQKIKFEMDGKIRRGYVCTRCIRTGSVRKVV
- the recG gene encoding ATP-dependent DNA helicase RecG, with product MPAVVWDSPVQFLKGVGPVRARALDRLGIATVGDLLRHYPRAYLDRTAVTPIRTARPGDEVTVQGQVLTAGERRTRRKRTLQTVTVDDGTDVLFCQWFGQSYLLRQFRSGTRVLLSGKVQLHAGRKQLVHPDFELLGGEEARLHTGRLVPVYPLTGGIGQHWLRRLIHETLNAALPAAEETLPQDLRRSRGLCSLGAALSGIHFPAGADELDRARKRMVYEEIFFIQLAMGLRRRDREAQAGRRLGAPGDLTTRLVAGLPFALTAAQRRVLREILRDMRSGHVMHRLLQGDVGCGKTLVALIAALFVIEQGHQALLMAPTEVLARQHGETIGGYCEVLGVAVATLTGGTPARERRRILDAVHAGEIDLLIGTHALVQDGVSIPRLGLAVVDEQHRFGVQQRGRVTLVARDGTPPHMLVMSATPIPRSLSLTLYGDLDLSIIDELPAGRRPIATALVTADELAEKHEFIRDQLRRGRQAYVIYPVIEETEGQDLKSAKAEFKRLSGGPYAGFRTGLLHGKLRSAEKSKVMDDFSSGDIDLLVATTVVEVGIDVPNATVMLVHHPERFGLAQLHQLRGRIGRGRHQSYCLLVNERWLAPETYERLTLFCAEHDGFRLAEEDLRRRGPGDILGVRQHGAPVFLLANPLRDARVVAVCAEDVRRIIAGDPQLSAAANEVLRAGFAGPQARYAGLGVTG